Proteins found in one Streptomyces sp. NBC_00461 genomic segment:
- a CDS encoding PDR/VanB family oxidoreductase, protein MNDQLPAWTTLTVTTRTPAADGVVSLTLRRPDGGVLPAWTPGAHIDVLLEGDDGEEGGLIRQYSLCGRPADRAGWQIAVLREPRGRGGSAYVHDHLREGTTVRVRGPRNTFPLRPAARHLFIAGGVGITPILPMVEAAEAAGDDWLLLYGGRTRASMAFLDRLAPHGDRVLIRPQDEYGLLDLAAHLGVPEEGTLVHACGPEPLLLAVQEQCAGWPPGTLGVERFAPTQPNGSGPAEAFELELARSGLTLTVPSDRSVLETVEEAGVAVDFSCREGTCGTCETDVLDGKPDHRDSLLSEDERAAGDTMLICVSRSCGPRLVLDL, encoded by the coding sequence ATGAACGACCAACTGCCCGCCTGGACGACCCTCACCGTGACGACCCGCACCCCCGCCGCCGACGGCGTCGTCTCCCTCACCCTGCGCCGCCCCGACGGCGGTGTGCTTCCCGCCTGGACGCCGGGCGCCCACATCGACGTACTCCTGGAGGGCGACGACGGTGAAGAGGGCGGCCTGATCCGCCAGTACTCCCTGTGCGGGCGCCCGGCCGACCGTGCGGGCTGGCAGATCGCCGTGCTGCGCGAGCCGCGGGGCCGTGGCGGCTCCGCATACGTCCACGACCATCTGCGCGAAGGCACCACAGTGCGGGTCCGCGGGCCGCGGAACACCTTCCCGTTGCGACCCGCCGCACGCCATCTGTTCATCGCCGGCGGCGTCGGCATCACACCCATACTTCCCATGGTCGAGGCCGCCGAGGCGGCGGGAGACGACTGGCTTCTGCTGTACGGCGGCCGCACCCGCGCCTCCATGGCGTTCCTCGACCGCCTCGCCCCGCACGGGGACCGCGTGCTCATCCGTCCGCAGGACGAGTACGGCCTGCTGGACCTCGCCGCCCACCTCGGCGTACCCGAGGAGGGCACCCTGGTGCACGCCTGCGGGCCCGAACCCCTCCTGCTGGCGGTGCAGGAGCAGTGCGCGGGCTGGCCCCCCGGCACGCTGGGCGTCGAGCGGTTCGCCCCGACGCAGCCAAACGGGTCCGGCCCGGCCGAGGCCTTCGAACTGGAGCTCGCTCGTTCCGGACTCACCCTCACCGTGCCGTCGGACCGCTCGGTACTCGAAACCGTCGAGGAGGCAGGCGTCGCGGTGGACTTCTCGTGCCGGGAAGGCACGTGCGGCACCTGTGAGACGGACGTACTGGACGGCAAACCCGACCATCGCGACTCGCTGCTGAGCGAGGACGAGCGGGCCGCCGGCGACACGATGCTCATCTGTGTCTCCCGCTCGTGCGGGCCTCGCCTGGTCCTCGACCTGTGA
- a CDS encoding acetyl-CoA C-acyltransferase has translation MPGSVIVAGARTPIGRLMGALSTVSAVDLGAHAIGAALAAVHLDPAAVGAVVMGHVVQAGAGPNPARQAAIRAGIPFSVPASTVNKLCLSGLHAIALADLMIASGRHEVVVAGGMESMSGAPHLLRGSRTGWKYGSTTVEDALDRDALVCAFDDESMGAATERYQQPYALTREEQDEYSALSHQRAAQAQESGALREEIIPVTVAGRRGETVVDTDEGVRPGSTAKSLGRLKPAFSGAGTITAGNSSQLSDGAAAVVVMSAQRARREGLTPLAEIGAYGTVAGPDPSLLVQPAGAVRDALSRDGRLKCADLDLFEINEAFASVALASVRELDIPLDKVNVNGGAIALGHPVGMTGARLVLTLATELRRRGGGSGAAALCGGGGQGDALLLHVPTQA, from the coding sequence ATGCCCGGATCCGTCATCGTCGCCGGAGCAAGGACGCCCATCGGCAGACTCATGGGCGCCCTGAGCACGGTGTCCGCCGTCGACCTCGGCGCCCACGCCATCGGCGCGGCGCTGGCCGCCGTGCACCTGGACCCGGCAGCCGTGGGAGCCGTCGTCATGGGCCATGTCGTGCAGGCCGGGGCCGGCCCCAACCCGGCACGGCAGGCCGCGATCCGCGCCGGCATTCCGTTCTCCGTCCCCGCGAGCACCGTCAACAAGCTCTGTCTGTCCGGTCTGCATGCCATCGCCCTGGCCGACCTCATGATCGCCTCCGGCCGGCACGAGGTGGTCGTCGCCGGTGGCATGGAGTCCATGTCGGGCGCCCCGCACCTGCTGCGCGGATCACGCACCGGCTGGAAGTACGGCTCGACCACGGTGGAGGACGCCCTCGACCGTGACGCCCTCGTCTGCGCCTTCGACGACGAGTCCATGGGTGCGGCCACCGAGCGCTATCAGCAGCCGTACGCCCTGACGCGCGAGGAGCAGGACGAGTACAGCGCGCTGTCCCATCAACGGGCCGCCCAGGCGCAGGAGTCGGGTGCGCTGCGCGAGGAGATCATCCCCGTCACCGTGGCCGGACGCCGAGGCGAGACGGTGGTCGACACCGACGAGGGCGTGCGACCGGGGAGCACCGCAAAGAGCCTGGGCCGGCTCAAGCCGGCCTTCTCCGGCGCGGGCACCATCACCGCGGGCAACTCGTCGCAGCTGTCCGACGGCGCCGCGGCCGTCGTCGTGATGAGCGCGCAGCGCGCCCGCCGGGAGGGCCTGACCCCGCTCGCCGAGATCGGCGCCTACGGCACGGTCGCGGGCCCCGACCCCTCACTGCTCGTCCAGCCGGCCGGCGCGGTCCGCGACGCCCTGTCCCGGGACGGCCGGCTCAAGTGCGCCGATCTGGACCTGTTCGAGATCAACGAGGCGTTCGCCTCGGTGGCCCTGGCCTCCGTACGGGAGCTGGACATCCCCCTGGACAAGGTGAACGTCAACGGCGGCGCGATCGCGCTCGGGCACCCGGTCGGCATGACCGGAGCCCGGCTGGTGCTGACCCTCGCGACCGAACTGCGACGGCGCGGAGGCGGCAGCGGAGCAGCGGCCCTGTGCGGGGGCGGCGGCCAGGGCGACGCGCTGCTGCTTCATGTGCCGACGCAGGCCTGA
- a CDS encoding histidine phosphatase family protein produces MTELLLVRHGLPLAGVFDPGLSPEGSAQAERLAAWLVHEEVDALYTSPFLRARETVAPLERLTGMTATVLDDLREWDTDVSHPYMPPEQIGAEDPRGAALAEGRYEDFVPDLDWDAFRARAVRAMGTIFDAQPGGRVAVVCHGGITNTYLATVLGLPTMFWFHPGYTSVSRVRRMPGGRIVLHSVNETAHMIARRAVDAAA; encoded by the coding sequence ATGACCGAACTCCTCCTCGTCCGGCACGGCCTCCCCCTGGCGGGCGTGTTCGACCCGGGGCTGTCGCCGGAGGGCAGCGCCCAGGCAGAGCGTCTCGCCGCCTGGCTCGTGCACGAGGAAGTCGACGCCCTGTACACCAGCCCGTTCCTGCGTGCCCGCGAGACGGTGGCTCCCCTGGAACGGCTCACCGGCATGACCGCCACCGTCCTCGACGACCTGCGCGAGTGGGACACCGACGTCTCCCACCCCTACATGCCACCGGAGCAGATCGGCGCGGAGGACCCCCGCGGGGCGGCACTCGCCGAGGGACGCTACGAGGACTTCGTGCCCGATCTGGACTGGGACGCCTTCCGTGCGCGAGCCGTACGGGCCATGGGCACCATCTTCGACGCCCAGCCCGGCGGGCGGGTCGCGGTCGTGTGCCACGGCGGGATCACAAACACCTACCTGGCGACAGTGCTCGGCCTGCCGACGATGTTCTGGTTCCATCCCGGCTACACGTCCGTCAGCCGGGTGCGGCGCATGCCCGGCGGCCGGATCGTTCTGCACTCGGTGAACGAAACGGCCCACATGATCGCCCGACGTGCCGTCGACGCGGCCGCCTGA
- a CDS encoding AMP-binding protein: protein MSLLPLDRRAQETPDEPALADDLGVLSWSGLADQVARATARLLELAPGPDDRVAVLGDNATPTLVAHLAGLRAGVGTVATSRNLTSGELVDQIIDAGVTGIIAGPVGAGAALDAARELGLPVVMHGTPAVGHAFAWDAWLAAAPAGRTAPTDRPARPPLVYTSGTTGRARGTEVRWVSGPVADSSAYLAAMAARPGFPPGPHLVCGPLQHNAPLTSLRHLTAGQPVIVLGRYDAETFLSRVQRWRVSSTVMVPTHFQRLLALPEEVRGRYDVSSLRQVSHTGSACPPDVKRAMIEWFGPVLTESYGASEAGTVARINSTEWLAHPGSVGRVRPPFEVLVTDDAGRQLPPGEQGLLAFRAPEDQGVRYHADPDKTRSAYLSPGVFTLGDIGYVDAHGYIFITDRAADVVVSGGVNLYPAESEAVLRQHPAIAEVAVIGVPDADFGESLRALVVAAADEPPTEDLDQFCRDRLAAYKCPKSYEFVPELLRNAMGKLDKRAMRRPYWSSERTIAG, encoded by the coding sequence ATGTCGCTGCTGCCACTCGACCGTCGCGCCCAGGAGACACCCGACGAGCCCGCCCTGGCGGACGACCTGGGCGTGCTGTCCTGGTCGGGCCTCGCCGACCAGGTGGCGCGGGCGACTGCACGGCTGCTGGAGCTCGCGCCCGGCCCCGACGACCGGGTCGCAGTCCTCGGCGACAACGCGACCCCGACGCTGGTGGCCCATCTGGCGGGCCTACGTGCCGGAGTGGGGACCGTGGCCACATCCCGGAATCTCACGTCAGGCGAACTCGTCGACCAGATCATCGACGCGGGCGTGACCGGAATCATTGCCGGACCGGTCGGCGCGGGTGCCGCCCTCGACGCGGCCCGGGAACTGGGCCTTCCGGTCGTGATGCACGGAACCCCGGCAGTGGGGCACGCCTTCGCCTGGGACGCATGGCTCGCGGCCGCGCCCGCCGGGCGCACGGCCCCGACGGACCGGCCCGCCCGGCCTCCGCTCGTCTACACCTCGGGAACCACCGGACGGGCGCGCGGCACCGAGGTGCGCTGGGTGAGCGGCCCGGTTGCCGACAGCTCCGCCTACCTCGCCGCGATGGCCGCCCGGCCGGGATTCCCGCCGGGACCGCACCTGGTGTGCGGCCCGCTGCAGCACAACGCGCCGCTGACCTCGCTGCGGCATCTGACGGCCGGTCAGCCGGTCATCGTCCTCGGCCGGTACGACGCGGAGACGTTCCTCAGCCGTGTGCAGAGGTGGCGGGTCTCCTCGACGGTGATGGTGCCGACCCACTTCCAACGGCTGCTCGCCCTCCCGGAAGAGGTCCGCGGCCGCTACGACGTCTCCAGCCTGCGGCAGGTCTCGCACACCGGCTCCGCGTGCCCGCCGGACGTGAAGCGAGCCATGATCGAGTGGTTCGGCCCGGTGCTGACCGAGTCGTACGGCGCCAGCGAGGCGGGAACCGTCGCCCGCATCAACAGCACCGAGTGGCTGGCGCACCCGGGCTCGGTCGGGCGGGTCCGGCCCCCGTTCGAGGTCCTGGTCACCGACGACGCCGGGCGGCAACTGCCGCCCGGCGAACAAGGACTGCTGGCCTTCCGGGCCCCGGAGGACCAGGGCGTCCGCTACCACGCGGACCCGGACAAGACCAGGTCCGCCTACCTCTCCCCCGGCGTCTTCACGCTCGGCGACATCGGCTACGTCGACGCGCACGGCTACATCTTCATCACCGACCGGGCCGCGGACGTCGTGGTCTCCGGCGGCGTGAACCTGTACCCGGCCGAGAGCGAGGCGGTCCTGCGGCAGCACCCGGCGATCGCCGAGGTCGCGGTCATCGGCGTGCCCGATGCGGACTTCGGCGAGTCGCTGCGGGCGCTGGTCGTGGCCGCGGCCGACGAGCCGCCGACCGAGGACCTGGACCAGTTCTGCCGCGACCGTCTCGCCGCCTACAAGTGCCCGAAGTCGTACGAGTTCGTCCCCGAGCTGCTGCGCAACGCGATGGGCAAGCTCGACAAGCGTGCGATGCGGCGCCCCTATTGGAGCTCGGAACGGACCATCGCCGGCTGA